One genomic segment of Mastomys coucha isolate ucsf_1 unplaced genomic scaffold, UCSF_Mcou_1 pScaffold22, whole genome shotgun sequence includes these proteins:
- the Dcaf15 gene encoding DDB1- and CUL4-associated factor 15 isoform X2, whose amino-acid sequence MAPSSKSERNSGAGSAGGGPGGTGGKRAVGRRREHVLKQLERVKVRQVRLFQDEEIYSDLYLTVCEWPSDASKVIVFGFNTRSANGMLMNMMMMSDENHRDIYISTVAVPPRGRCAACQDASRAHPGDPSAQCLRHGFMLHTKYQVVYPFPTFQPAFQLKKDQVVLLNTSYSLVACAVSVHSAGDSSFCQILYDHTAFPPAPPSSPGPWSPEAVPAFPSLGVEVVPAQPSGAPEPSPAIAKAKEFVADIFRRAKEAKGSTLEEARLPSGLGPSGSRCRPSLEPQTPSGDVVPRDSPPAAETTAPEPGYINYTKLHYVLQSGEGTEPEDEFEDDKISLPFVVTDLRGRNLRPMRERTDMQGQYLTVEQLTLDFEYVINEVIRHDATWGHQFCSFSDYDIVILEVCPETNQVLINIGLLLLAFPAPTEEGQLRPKTYHTSLKVAWDLNTGIFETVSVGDLTEVKGQTSGSVWSSYRKSCVDMVMKWLVPESSGRYVNRMTNEALHKGCSLKVLADSERYTWIVL is encoded by the exons ATGGCGCCCAGCTCGAAATCGGAGCGGAACAGCGGGGCCGGGAGCGCCGGCGGCGGCCCTGGGGGCACCGGGGGGAAGCGGGCGGTGGGGCGGCGGCGGGAACACGTTCTCAAGCAGCTGGAGCGAGTCAAG GTCCGGCAGGTGCGGCTCTTCCAGGATGAGGAGATCTACAGTGACCTGTACCTGACTGTGTGTGAGTGGCCTAGTGACGCTTCCAAGGTCATCGTGTTTGGTTTCAA TACCCGCTCAGCCAACGGGATGCTCATGaacatgatgatgatgagtgATGAGAACCATCGTGACATTTACATCAGCACCGTGGCTGTGCCACCTCGGGGCCGCTGTGCTGCCTGCCAGGATGCCAGTCGTGCTCACCCAG GGGACCCAAGTGCACAGTGCCTACGACACGGCTTCATGCTGCACACCAAATACCAAGTGGTGTACCCCTTCCCCACCTTCCAACCCGCCTTCCAACTCAAGAAAGATCAGGTGGTGCTGCTCAACACCAGCTACTCTCTTGTAGCCTGCGCTGTCTCTGTCCACTCAGCAG GTGACAGCAGTTTCTGCCAAATCCTGTATGACCACACAGCTtttcccccagccccacccagctCCCCGGGACCTTGGAGCCCTGAGGCAGTCCCAGCCTTCCCCAGCCTTGGTGTTGAGGTGGTCCCAGCCCAGCCCTCTGGAGCCCCTGAGCCCTCGCCAGCCATTGCCAAGGCCAAGGAGTTTGTGGCTGACATCTTCCGCAGGGCCAAAGAGGCCAAGGGTAGTACCTTGGAGGAAGCTCGGCTGCCCTCTGGCTTGGGGCCCTCCGGTAGCCGCTGCCGCCCATCTTTAGAGCCACAAACCCCAAGTGGGGACGTGGTACCCAGGGACAGCCCTCCTGCTGCAGAGACCACTGCCCCTGAGCCTGGCTACATCAACTACACCAAGTTGCACTATGTGTTGCAGTCTGGGGAAGGAACAGAGCCTGAGGATG AGTTTGAGGATGATAAGATCTCCCTGCCCTTTGTGGTGACTGATCTCCGTGGCCGCAACTTACGGCCCATGCGAGAGCGGACAGACATGCAG GGCCAGTACCTGACAGTGGAGCAGCTTACCCTGGACTTCGAGTATGTCATCAATGAGGTCATCCGCCATGATGCCACCTGGGGTCACCAGTTCTGCTCTTTCAGTGACTATGACATAGTCATCCTGGAG GTCTGCCCAGAAACCAACCAGGTCCTGATCAACATTGGTCTGCTGCTCTTGGCCTTCCCAGCTCCCACTGAAGAGGGCCAGCTTCG ACCCAAGACCTATCACACCAGTCTCAAGGTGGCCTGGGACCTCAACACAGGCATCTTTGAGACAGTCAGCGTGGGTGATCTAACTGAGGTCAAAGGACAGACCAG TGGCAGTGTCTGGAGCTCCTACCGAAAGAGTTGTGTGGACATGGTCATGAAATGGCTGGTGCCAGAGAGCAGTGGCCGCTATGTGAACAGGATGACCAACGAGGCACTGCACAAAG GGTGCTCACTGAAGGTTCTGGCAGACAGTGAGCGGTACACTTGGATTGTGCTGTGA
- the Dcaf15 gene encoding DDB1- and CUL4-associated factor 15 isoform X1, with product MAPSSKSERNSGAGSAGGGPGGTGGKRAVGRRREHVLKQLERVKISGQLSPRLFRKLPPRVCVSLKNIVDEDFLYAGHIFLGFSKCGRYVLSYTSSSGDDDFSFYIYHLYWWEFNVHSKLKLVRQVRLFQDEEIYSDLYLTVCEWPSDASKVIVFGFNTRSANGMLMNMMMMSDENHRDIYISTVAVPPRGRCAACQDASRAHPGDPSAQCLRHGFMLHTKYQVVYPFPTFQPAFQLKKDQVVLLNTSYSLVACAVSVHSAGDSSFCQILYDHTAFPPAPPSSPGPWSPEAVPAFPSLGVEVVPAQPSGAPEPSPAIAKAKEFVADIFRRAKEAKGSTLEEARLPSGLGPSGSRCRPSLEPQTPSGDVVPRDSPPAAETTAPEPGYINYTKLHYVLQSGEGTEPEDEFEDDKISLPFVVTDLRGRNLRPMRERTDMQGQYLTVEQLTLDFEYVINEVIRHDATWGHQFCSFSDYDIVILEVCPETNQVLINIGLLLLAFPAPTEEGQLRPKTYHTSLKVAWDLNTGIFETVSVGDLTEVKGQTSGSVWSSYRKSCVDMVMKWLVPESSGRYVNRMTNEALHKGCSLKVLADSERYTWIVL from the exons ATGGCGCCCAGCTCGAAATCGGAGCGGAACAGCGGGGCCGGGAGCGCCGGCGGCGGCCCTGGGGGCACCGGGGGGAAGCGGGCGGTGGGGCGGCGGCGGGAACACGTTCTCAAGCAGCTGGAGCGAGTCAAG ATCAGTGGGCAGCTCTCACCTCGTCTTTTCCGGAAGCTGCCCCCCAGGGTCTGCGTGTCCCTCAAGAACATCGTAGATGAGGATTTTCTCTATGCAGG CCACATCTTCCTGGGATTTTCCAAGTGTGGCCGCTATGTCCTCTCCTACACCAGCAGCAGTGGGGATGATGACTTCTCCTTCTACATATATCACCTCTACTGGTGGGAGTTCAACGTCCACAGCAAGCTCAAGCTG GTCCGGCAGGTGCGGCTCTTCCAGGATGAGGAGATCTACAGTGACCTGTACCTGACTGTGTGTGAGTGGCCTAGTGACGCTTCCAAGGTCATCGTGTTTGGTTTCAA TACCCGCTCAGCCAACGGGATGCTCATGaacatgatgatgatgagtgATGAGAACCATCGTGACATTTACATCAGCACCGTGGCTGTGCCACCTCGGGGCCGCTGTGCTGCCTGCCAGGATGCCAGTCGTGCTCACCCAG GGGACCCAAGTGCACAGTGCCTACGACACGGCTTCATGCTGCACACCAAATACCAAGTGGTGTACCCCTTCCCCACCTTCCAACCCGCCTTCCAACTCAAGAAAGATCAGGTGGTGCTGCTCAACACCAGCTACTCTCTTGTAGCCTGCGCTGTCTCTGTCCACTCAGCAG GTGACAGCAGTTTCTGCCAAATCCTGTATGACCACACAGCTtttcccccagccccacccagctCCCCGGGACCTTGGAGCCCTGAGGCAGTCCCAGCCTTCCCCAGCCTTGGTGTTGAGGTGGTCCCAGCCCAGCCCTCTGGAGCCCCTGAGCCCTCGCCAGCCATTGCCAAGGCCAAGGAGTTTGTGGCTGACATCTTCCGCAGGGCCAAAGAGGCCAAGGGTAGTACCTTGGAGGAAGCTCGGCTGCCCTCTGGCTTGGGGCCCTCCGGTAGCCGCTGCCGCCCATCTTTAGAGCCACAAACCCCAAGTGGGGACGTGGTACCCAGGGACAGCCCTCCTGCTGCAGAGACCACTGCCCCTGAGCCTGGCTACATCAACTACACCAAGTTGCACTATGTGTTGCAGTCTGGGGAAGGAACAGAGCCTGAGGATG AGTTTGAGGATGATAAGATCTCCCTGCCCTTTGTGGTGACTGATCTCCGTGGCCGCAACTTACGGCCCATGCGAGAGCGGACAGACATGCAG GGCCAGTACCTGACAGTGGAGCAGCTTACCCTGGACTTCGAGTATGTCATCAATGAGGTCATCCGCCATGATGCCACCTGGGGTCACCAGTTCTGCTCTTTCAGTGACTATGACATAGTCATCCTGGAG GTCTGCCCAGAAACCAACCAGGTCCTGATCAACATTGGTCTGCTGCTCTTGGCCTTCCCAGCTCCCACTGAAGAGGGCCAGCTTCG ACCCAAGACCTATCACACCAGTCTCAAGGTGGCCTGGGACCTCAACACAGGCATCTTTGAGACAGTCAGCGTGGGTGATCTAACTGAGGTCAAAGGACAGACCAG TGGCAGTGTCTGGAGCTCCTACCGAAAGAGTTGTGTGGACATGGTCATGAAATGGCTGGTGCCAGAGAGCAGTGGCCGCTATGTGAACAGGATGACCAACGAGGCACTGCACAAAG GGTGCTCACTGAAGGTTCTGGCAGACAGTGAGCGGTACACTTGGATTGTGCTGTGA